Within bacterium, the genomic segment TAAAGCCAAGAAATAGTCCAATTAAGCCTGCTATCCATATATCTCCGCTTCCCATTCCCTCCATTTTAAGGATAAGTGGCGAGAGCCTTGCAACAAGGAATATAAGACCACCTCCAAAAACAAGCCCAAATATATGCTCTAAATCCCTCCATAGAAAAATATAGAGAAGAATTCCAACAGCAATCCCTGGATATACTACTTTATCCAGGACAAGAAATGTCTCAAGGTCAATAAAGGCAATTAGAATAAGGAGGGAAAAGAAAAATAGCCAAATCAAAAGTTCTGGTTTTGCTCCGTATAAACTTCCAAGATAAAAATAGATGCAACCTGTTAGGAATTCAACCAAAAGATAGCGAATGGGAATTCTTTCCTTACAATTCCTACATTTTCCTCCTAGAGCCAAGAAGCTTAAAATTGGGATATTGTCATACCATTTTATAGCTAAATTGCATTTTGGACAAAATGAGGCTGGAAAAATAATGGACATATCCTTTGGTAGCCTATATATACAAACATTAAAAAAGCTTCCAAATGTAGCACCAATGATGAATAGGCTAATCTCAAACATTAAGGCTTAATACCAGCAATCATAGCTTCTGTATATTTCAAAATAGGAGGGGCTTTTTTATTTGTTGGGTCTTGGATTGCCTTTTCACAAGCAACCTTTGTTTTTTCAAAGAAAATACGGCTATTTTTTATATCCTGTTTTTGATAATAAATATCGGCAAGGCTTACCAATGCATCAAGATGTTCCGGGTTAAATTCTAATATCTTTTTATAGCACTTAATAGCTTCTTCTATATTCCCATCCTTTTTATAGATAATGGCAAGATTAAGGTATGGCTCAATAAATACAGGGATAAGCTCTAATGCCTTTTTATATTCCTTTATTGCTAAATCCCTTTCTTTTTCATCCCCAGAAAAATAGAGGAGGGTATGTAAACCTCCAAGGAGGTTATAAAAGAAGCCATTTGTTGGTGTAATAGAAAGGGCTTTCTCTGCGGCTATAAATGCCCTATCTGCCCATTCCTTTTGTTTTTCTTTATTTTCTGCAAATTGTGCCTTCATAAATAAGGATTCGCAAAGGGTTTCATAGTAATATACCTCCTTTGGATGCTTTTTTAAAGATGCTTCTGCATATTGAATGGCATTATCAAAATCACCCCTTTCTTTTGCATATACAGCATTTTTAAATAATGTATCAGCTATGTATATGGGGATATTTAAAGTAAGAAGTAAGAAGTAAGAAGTAAGAAGTAAGAAGAATAAAATAAACCTTCCTGTGGAAAATTTTGGCATAACCTTCAAGGGTTTTT encodes:
- a CDS encoding prepilin peptidase codes for the protein MFEISLFIIGATFGSFFNVCIYRLPKDMSIIFPASFCPKCNLAIKWYDNIPILSFLALGGKCRNCKERIPIRYLLVEFLTGCIYFYLGSLYGAKPELLIWLFFFSLLILIAFIDLETFLVLDKVVYPGIAVGILLYIFLWRDLEHIFGLVFGGGLIFLVARLSPLILKMEGMGSGDIWIAGLIGLFLGFRLLISSLLISSIFAIIIGGFLILTGRKKRRDYIPYGPYLAFGAFISFVFKERISCLFL